One Bradysia coprophila strain Holo2 chromosome X unlocalized genomic scaffold, BU_Bcop_v1 contig_39, whole genome shotgun sequence genomic window carries:
- the LOC119069719 gene encoding phenoloxidase 2, with the protein MADKKNLLLLFDRPQEPVFMEKGETNSSSVFDVPDNYLTDRYRPIGADLTNRFGEPANSRIPVRNITLPSLRVPMELGRHEQFSLFIPKHRRIAGTLIDIFIGMRDVDDLQSMAVFARDRLNPYLFNYALSVALLHRPDTKDLTLPLFVETFPDKYVDSKVFAKIREEASVVPDGSRMPIVIPRDYTASDLEDEHRLWYFREDLGINLHHWHWHLVYPFEASNRALVAKDRRGELFYYMHQQIIARYNFERFSNQLPRVKRFNNLREPIAEAYFPKMDSLVASRAWPARVANTTLKDLDRELDQIKNDVADLERWRDRFYEAIHQGFVINTQNERVPLDERTGIDTLGNMMESSILSPNRQLYGDLHNMGHVFISYSHDPDHRHLESFGVMGDSATAMRDPIFYRWHAYVDDIFQEHKESLTPYTTTQLDYPGVQITGVTVQNESGETGNFQTFWQQSDVDFSRGMDFVPRGSVFARFTHLQHTPFTYRIQVNSSSSAQVFGTCRIFLAPKFDERGQAMLFRDQRLLMTEMDKFTVALNPGPNTIPRRSTDSSVTIPFERTFRNLDQSRPNAGTTEEAEFNFCGCGWPQHMLVPKGLPGGLQCELFVMISDYEQDRVDQDFVGICNDAASFCGVRDRLYPDQRPMGFPFDRLPRAGTDRMSNFITTNMHLSDCMISHTNQVRQRQ; encoded by the exons atgGCAGACAAAAAGAATCTTCTGTTGCTATTCGATCGTCCCCAAGAACCCGTGTTCATGGAAAAGGGCGAAACGAATTCCAGTTCGGTGTTTGATGTCCCAGACAACTATCTAACCGATAGATATCGTCCGATTGGTGCTGATCTGACAAATCGTTTCGGCGAACCAGCCAACAGTCGCATCCCCGTACGCAACATCACTTTGCCCAGTTTAAGAGTACCCATGGAACTTGGACGGCACGAACAGTTTTCTCTGTTTATTCCAAAGCATCGCCGGATTGCCGGCACCTTGATTGATATATTCATTGGAATGCGAGATGTTGACGATTTGCAATCGATGGCCGTGTTTGCCAGAGACCGTTTGAATCCGTATTTGTTCAACTATGCTCTGTCTGTGGCACTGCTGCATCGGCCGGATACCAAGGACTTGACGTTGCCGCTGTTCGTTGAAACATTCCCCGACAAGTATGTGGATTCGAAAGTGTTTGCGAAAATTCGTGAAGAGGCTAGTGTCGTTCCTGACGGATCCAGAATGCCGATTGTGATTCCTAGGGATTACACTGCATCCGATTTGGAGGATGAACATAG ACTTTGGTACTTCCGCGAAGATCTTGGCATTAACTTGCATCATTGGCACTGGCATTTGGTGTATCCGTTCGAGGCGTCGAACAGAGCGTTGGTTGCCAAAGATCGACGAGGCGAATTGTTTTACTACATGCATCAACAGATCATTGCCCGTTACAATTTCGAAAGATTCAGCAACCAATTGCCGCGAGTCAAACGGTTCAACAATTTGAGAGAACCAATTGCAGAG GCCTATTTCCCAAAAATGGACTCACTTGTAGCTAGCCGAGCCTGGCCGGCTCGTGTAGCCAATACAACATTGAAGGATTTGGATCGTGAATTggatcaaattaaaaatgacgTTGCCGATTTGGAAAGATGGAGAGATCGGTTCTACGAAGCCATTCATCAAGGATTCGTAATCAAT ACACAAAACGAACGCGTTCCCTTGGACGAACGAACTGGTATCGACACCTTGGGAAATATGATGGAATCATCAATCCTTTCACCGAATCGTCAGTTGTACGGTGATTTACACAACATGGG GCATGTGTTCATCTCGTATTCGCACGATCCAGACCATCGACACTTGGAATCGTTCGGTGTGATGGGCGATTCTGCTACAGCAATGAGAGATCCCATCTTTTAC AGATGGCACGCATACGTCGACGATATATTCCAGGAGCATAAGGAATCATTGACCCCGTATACCACGACACAATTAGACTACCCTGGCGTTCAGATTACTGGTGTTACAGTTCAAAATGAATCGGGTGAAACGGGCAATTTCCAAACCTTCTGGCAACAATCCGATGTGGACTTCTCACGTGGTATGGATTTCGTACCACGAGGAAGCGTTTTCGCTAG ATTCACCCATTTACAGCACACTCCATTCACCTATCGCATCCAAGTGAACAGCTCATCGAGCGCTCAGGTATTTGGAACGTGTAGAATCTTCCTAGCTCCTAAATTCGATGAAAGGGGCCAGGCTATGTTGTTCCGAGATCAGCGTCTTCTGATGACAGAGATGGATAAGTTCACTGTTGCCT TGAATCCCGGTCCAAACACCATACCCAGACGATCGACCGACTCATCCGTTACCATTCCGTTTGAGCGCACCTTCCGCAATTTGGATCAAAGTCGTCCAAACGCAGGCACAACCGAGGAGGCAGAATTCAACTTCTGTGGATGTGGCTGGCCGCAGCATATG TTGGTACCGAAAGGATTACCGGGTGGACTGCAATGCGAGCTATTCGTAATGATTTCGGATTATGAACAGGATCGA gtTGATCAAGACTTTGTTGGCATATGCAATGATGCAGCCTCATTTTGCGGAGTCCGTGATCGTCTCTATCCAGACCAACGTCCAATGGGATTTCCGTTTGATCGTCTGCCCCGTGCAGGAACTGATAGAATGTCGAACTTTATCACAACGAACATGCATTTGAGCGACTGTATGATTTCGCACACTAATCAAGTTCGTCAACGTCAATGA